Proteins encoded by one window of Mastacembelus armatus chromosome 23, fMasArm1.2, whole genome shotgun sequence:
- the gxylt1b gene encoding glucoside xylosyltransferase 1, producing MRRYIRALTLCTVFAVFSGLYVYSKLLYSDGSGGGTGTKKGFIPPRAAGVWRGDVAKTGPQNTHWYNRYIMRQWGQVEAAGGGVQSRGEPPMHLAVVACGERLEETLTMIKSAVLFSIKRLSLHIFAEDQLHTSFMEALESWPGFIRARFNYTVYSISFPSENAAEWKKLFKPCASQRLFLPLILKDVDSIVYVDSDILFLQPVDHLWAFLSQFNSSQLAAMAPEHEEPRIAWYSRFARHPFYGRTGINSGVMLMNMTRMRNTFFKNDMTSVGLRWEELLMPLLQKYKLNITWGDQDLLNIIFHHNPESLLELPCQWNYRPDHCIYGSNCVSAEEDGIYILHGNRGVYHDHKQPAFRAVYEAIRKYSFGADPVAFLLDPLQEELLKTTHTYCGKSHMLFTRRLAHSLDSFNRKAARGW from the exons ATGCGGCGTTACATCCGTGCACTGACGCTGTGCACGGTGTTTGCCGTGTTTTCGGGCCTGTATGTTTACAGTAAGCTCTTGTACTCTGACGGCTCGGGCGGTGGAACCGGGACGAAGAAGGGTTTCATCCCACCGAGAGCGGCCGGAGTCTGGCGGGGGGACGTCGCCAAAACCgggccccaaaacacacactggtacAATAG GTACATCATGCGTCAGTGGGGTCAGGTGGAGGCTGCTGGTGGCGGCGTTCAGAGCAGAGGCGAACCTCCTATGCACTTGGCCGTCGTGGCCTGTGGGGAGAGGCTGGAGGAGACTCTCACCATGATCAAGtctgctgttcttttcagcatCAAACGCCTCAGCCTGCACATCTTCGCTGAAGATCAGCTGCACACAAGTTTCATGGAAGCC tTGGAGTCGTGGCCTGGTTTTATTCGAGCCAGATTCAACTACACAGTTTACTCCATCAGCTTCCCCAGTGAGAATGCAGCCGAGTGGAAGAAACTTTTCAAACCCTGTGCTTCTCAGAGGCTGTTTTTACCT CTGATCCTAAAGGACGTCGACTCAATCGTGTACGTCGACTCAGACATCCTCTTCCTGCAGCCTGTAGACCACTTGTGGGCGTTCCTGTCCCAGTTTAATTCATCTCAGTTGGCCGCCATGGCCCCTGAGCACGAGGAGCCCCGTATTGCCTGGTACAGCCGCTTCGCACGCCACCCCTTCTACGGCAGGACAGGCATCAACTCAGGGGTCATGCTCATGAATATGACGAGGATGAGGAACACTTTCTTTAAG AATGACATGACATCAGTGGGGCTGCGTTGGGAGGAGCTGCTGATGCCTCTACTCCAGAAATACAAACTCAACATAACCTGGGGGGACCAGGATCTACTTAATATCATTTTTCACCACAACCCTG AGTCATTGCTGGAGTTACCTTGCCAGTGGAATTATCGTCCAGATCACTGTATCTATGGCAGTAATTGTGTATCAGCTGAAGAGGACGGGATCTACATATTGCACGGAAACAGGGGGGTTTACCACGATCACAAGCAGCCTGCCTTCAGAGCCGTTTACGAGGCCATAAGAAAG TACTCATTTGGCGCAGACCCGGTGGCTTTCTTGCTGGATCCTCTACAAGAGGAATTGTTGAAGaccacacatacatactgcGGTAAATCCCACATGCTCTTCACAAGGAGACTGGCACACAGCCTGGACAGTTTCAACAGGAAGGCTGCACGTGGTTGGTGA